GTTCCCAAGCTGGTGCCACGGATAGGGACGGCGCGCCTGCTGGCCGCTGGGGTCCTCGTTGCCCTCGTCGCCATGGCCTGGCTGAGCCGCATCTCACCCGGCACCCAGTACTTCCCACAGATCGCCCTGCCCCTGGTGCTCCTCGGCATCGGCATGGGGATCGCGTTCATCCCTCTGACCAGCCGCGGCATCGCCGGTGTGGAGGCGGCCGACTCCGGCGCCGCCTCCGGCCTGGTCAACGTCTCGCATCAGGTCGGCGGTTCGTTGGGCCTCGCCATCCTCGTGACCGTCTTTGCCACCGCCAGCCGAGGCGCTGCCCATCACACGCTGGCGGGGGCATCCGCCGGGAGCCAGGCCAGTCAGGTCCTGGCCCACGGCGTGGCCGCCGCGCTCACCGGATCAACGGTATTCCTCGCCCTGGCCCTCGTCGTGGTCATCGCCATGGTGCCCCGCCGCACCCGGGCGACTGCCGCTTCCGAGGCTGAGCGTCAGCCCGAGGCCGATCCCGAAGCCCAGGCCGCGGCCTGATGCCCCTATGGTGCAGAGGCACCCACGCGCTGCTCCGGTCCCGCCTCCGGCCTGGGCCTACGGCGCGATCGGGCGCGGTCCGCCTTCGGCAGGGCGATCTTGCGCACGCGCACGGCGGAGGGGGTCACTTCGACACACTCGTCGTCGGCAATGAGCTCGAGGGCCTGTTCGAGTGTGAGCCGCCGCGGGGGGGTGAGCCGCACCAACTCCTCGGCGGTCGAGGAGCGCACGTTGGTGAGCTTTCGCTCCCGAGTCGGATTGACATCGATGTCCTCGGCGCGTGAGCACTCGCCCACGACCATTCCCTCGTAGACCGCTTCCCCGGGACCGATGAAGAGGGTGCCCCGATCTTCGAGCGAGAACAGCGCGTACGCCGCAGCCACCCCTCTCCGGTCCGCAACCAGGCTGCCGCGGGCACGTGACCGGATGTCCCCGGTCCACGGCTCGAAGCGCTCGAACGCGTGGTGGATCTGAGCGGTGCCGCGCGTCTGGGTCAAGAGGTCCGTACGGACGCCGATCAGCCCCCGAGCGGGGATGGAGAAGACCATTCGCAGCCATCCCAAGCCGTGGTTGACCACCTCGACGAGTTGTCCCCGCCTGGAAGCAAGTGCCTGAGTCACAGCGCCGAAGTACTCCTCGGGCAGGTCGAGGTCAAGGCGCTCGATCGGCTCGCACAGCTGTCCATCTATCGTCCGGCCGACTACCTGGGGCTTGCCCACTGTCAGCTCGAAACCCTCCCGGCGCATCAGCTCGACGAGGATCGCCAGGGCCAGCTCGCCTCGACCCTGGATCTCCCATGCATCGGGGCGCTCGGTGGGCAGTACCCGAATGGACACGTTGCCGACCACCTCTGCTTGCAGCCGGCCTTCGAGCAGGCGAGCGGTCAGCTTGGTCCCCGCCTCGCCCCCCGTGGGGCCGCCGCCTCCGCCTGCCAACGGTGAGGTGTTGATCCCGACGGTGACCGACAAACTGGGCTCGTCGACCCGGAGGACCGGGAGGGGCCGTGGATCATCGATGTCGGCGAGGGTCTCGCCGATGGTGATCTGGGGGATGCCGGCGACAGCCACGATCTCTCCGGGCCCCGCCTCGGTGACATCCACCCGGTCGAGGGCTTCGGTGACGAAGAGCTCGGCGATGCGCGCCCGGTCGATCGACCCGTCTTGGCGACACCACGCCACGACCTGGCCCCGGCGGAGTCGTCCCTGCATGACGCGGCAGATGGCGAGACGGCCGAGATACGGCGAGGCGTCCAGGTTGGTGACAAGGGCTTGTAGCGGGTGGCCATCGAGGTAGCTGGGGGCGGGTACGCGGGCGAGCACCAGGTCGAGCAGGGGCCGTAGGCCGGCGGCCCGGACATCAGATGAAGGCTCCATGGACCCTGTGGGGACACTCGGCGACAACTCGGAGGCCCAGCCGTCGCGGGCGCTCGCGTAGATCACGGGAAACTCGATCTGGCTCTCATCGGCACCCAGATCGATGAACAGCTCGTAGACGGAATCCAGGACCTGCGCTGGCCGGGCGTCAGCCCGATCGACCTTGTTGAGGACCACCAGGATCGGGAGTCGCGACTCCAGCGCCTTGCGGAGGACGAACCGGGTCTGCGGACGTGGTCCCTCCGCCGCGTCCACCAGCAGCAGCGCGCCGTCGACCATGGCCAGGCCCCGCTCCACCTCGCCACCGAAGTCCGCATGGCCGGGGGTGTCCACGATGTTGATGGTGACCCCGTCATGGTGGACAGCGGTCTGCTTGGCCAGGATGGTGATGCCCTTCTCCCGCTCGAGGTCCATCGAGTCGAGGACCCGATCGACGACCTGCTGGTGAGCCCGGAAGGCGCCGGTCTGTCGGAGCATCCCGTCGACGAGGGTGGTCTTGCCGTGGTCGACGTGCGAGATGATGGCGATGTTGCGGAGATCGTGGCGTGTAGGCATGCGGGGGCCTTCTGGAAGAGAGGGAGACGCCTCGCGAAGCGCGCTGCGGCCCAATTATCTTACCCGAGGTCGTGGAATCCTCGTGTTCCCTGCTGATCCTCCTGGCTCGGGGGTCCCAGCGGCCGTGGCGACCCTCGACGAGCGATGTTGACTGTGGTGTCATCACGGGCGTGAGGGCAGCCCGTGCCAAGGATCCACGGCCCGCCACCGAGCCCCGGCTCGGCCTCGTCGGGGACATCGTCGACGAGCTTCGGTGGACAGCCACCAGCCGCAAGGGCTGGCTGATCGGCCTGTCGCTCAACTTCGCCGTCGCCGTCGTCTACGTGGGATTCACGCACTACGACCCCCACCGTCCCGGCGACATCCGGATCGCCCACGTCGGCACCGCCGTCGCCATCTGGGTCCTGTCCAACACGCTCAACACCAACCAGCTCGGAGCCGACAGCGATCGAGCGCTCGCTTCCCTCCGGCGGGGAGACACGGTGCCGAGGATCCTGGCGATCAAGAACCTGTCGCTCGCCGTGTTTCTCGTCCCGCTCGCGCTCGTCATCTCGGTGGTGGTCCGGATCCTGGTCGATCGGTGGCGCCTCCTGCCGCACGCCGCCATGGCTGACATCGGGGCGGTCTTCCTCTGGCTGGGGCTGGGCAGCGTGATATCGGTGCTCCTCCCCTATCGGCCCATAGCCCTTCGCGAGCGCTGGAAGGCGCGCCGCACCTGGTTGCGGTGGGGCATCTGCCTGGCCGTGCCCGATCTCAGCTACTTCGTCGTCATGCCCGTGCTGCACCTGCCCTACATCGCCGTGTTGGGCCTGAAGGTCTTCGGCCCCTACGAGCCTCACTTCCTGGCGTACTCGTTCTTCTATCTGGCCATGGGGCTCGCCTACTGGGCGCTGGGCCTCTGGCTCGCGTCCCTGTACGCCCGGCGCCGCTCCTCACGGTTCACCGCCAACCTCGCTCGCAGGAGCTGACCCGCGACGCCACGCGGACGCTCCAGTCGGCGCAGGGCTCTGCCGCTGCGAGCCCGTCGGCGACCTAGCAGAGGTTGACCCGCTTCGCGGACAGGACGTGGCCCGCGGCATCATCGAGTCGCGACAGCGGAAGCGTTCCGTCACCGACCGCAGCGGTCAGCTGGTTCACCACGTCGGGCCCAGACGACGCAGACAGGTCGTACAGCACCATGTCGGCCCCAGCCGTCACCGCCTGTACTGCAGCGTGAGGAACGTCCAATCCGATGGACCTGATGGAACCGGCCGACAGCGAATCGGTCAGCACGAGGCCACCGAAGCCGAGCTGGCGCGAGAGGAGGCCCCCGATGGCCGTCGAGGACAGACTGGCAGGGCCGCTGGTGAGCCCGGGGATGGTGTCGTTTCCCATCATGACTGCTGGTAGCCGAGCGCGAACGGCGTTACTGAAGGGCACCAGGTCCGAGCCCTCCAGCTCTGACAGGGCCGGCGTCGAGGCTGGCGCGTCGTCGGAGTTGGCCGTGGCCTGGCCTTCGCCGGGAAAGTGCTTGACCACTGGCATGACGCCGGCGGCCAGCAGCCCCTGGGCGAAACCGAGCCCGTAGCTGGCGGCGATTCCCGGATCAGGGCTGAACGAGCGGGGACCGTCGGTGTGCTGCAGATCGGGCCCAGGCCCACTCGCCAGATCGAGCACCGGGGCCAGATCGACGTCTACGCCGTTGGCCATCAGCTGGTGCCCGGTGGCCTCGCCCAGCTGACGAACGCCCTCCGGGCTCAGACTCGCGGTCATGGCCCTGGGGGAGGCCAGTGGCCCGACCAGATTGGGCATCCGTTGCACCGGCCCGCCTTCTTCGTCGGTCATGATCAGCGGGGCGACACCACCAGGCGCTTGTGCCTTGAGGCCCGCCAGCTGCTGCCCGAGGTCCGTCGGTGCCGATGATCCGAACAAGATGACTCCGCCGGCGCCCTGGCGGACGGCCGACACCGCGGTCGTCACGGCTGTCTCCTTCGCCGGCACGACGACCAGCTGCGCCGCACGGCGAGCTACCGGCCAGGTCGCCAGGACGCTGGCATTGCTGCAAGTGGTCGTGGTCGTGGCAGCCGGTGCTGACCTCGGTACGGGGGCCGCGTCATGCCGAACAGCGCCCAGCTGGGCGTGCGATCCACTCGTGGCACAGGACGCCGATGACGCTACCAGCGCCGAGACCGCCAGGGCCCGTCCCAGAATCAGGGAGCGCCGAGAGCGCGACAGATGGTGGAGACCAGGCGTTGGGCCCACTGAACAAGAACCTGCTTGCAAAGATCCGTTTGATCTCACGCCGACCGCCCGGCAGGTCGCTCCAGCTCTTCGCATCCAGGCTACCGGCTAGAAGGACACACCAACACCTGGTGAGGCACACCTACCGCCCGGAGCCGACGAAGAATCATCCACAGGGTGTGGCCTGCTGTCCGCTGTGCGGGTCCGCTCTCTCGATCAGCCAGGAGCCAGACTCGTTACGCATCGTGTAGTCGAGAGTCCACAGGTCACATGACTCGCCGTGTGGGCCAAGTTGCGGGCTCTGAAGGCTGGAGAACGTCGCATACACCGTCGCCGTACCGGGACTCTGTGGGGTGAGGGAATGGAGTGAGATGTTGAAGTCATATGTTGTCCTGAGGCCGCTGGCAAGCTGGTCCGGCGAGACCTGCGCACGCTGTGCAGCAGTGAGCTGGTTCCAGGCCGTGGCGTAGTCAGCAGCATCAATGGCTCGAAAATATGTCAGCAGCGTCTGCCCAATTGCGGTGGCGTCGGCTCCCGTGAGCTCCGAGTGTGGACTTGCATCCGCAGAAGGACCGGTTGGGCTCCCACACCCTGACTGGCTCGCCACGGTCTGAGGGCTCGCTTGCCAGCTGGCCAGGAGCGGCTGCGCCACCCTGCCGCTGACGGCGAAGGAGATGCCCTGCGCATCTGCCGCGCCCGCGTCGATGACGCCGACAACCTTGCCGTCCGGATCGAGCAGCGGTCCACCGCTGTTGCCGGGGTTCACGGAAGCATCCGTCTGAATCAACCCCGTGCGCGTCTGACCCTCGACGGGGATCGTCCGGTCGAGGCCACTGATGGAACCCTGAGTGAAGGTGAGAGGCAACCCTTCGGGGAAACCCATCGCGGCTACAGGAGTCCCAACGACCGGCGGAGTCTGTTGAACGGCGAAGACGTGCCCCGGCAGCGGCTGGTCAAGCCGGATCAGCGACACGTCACTGCCGCTGTCAATGCCCACGACGCTCCCGACCCTGGTGTCGCTGCCGGCCGTCACACCTATGACGGCTGCTCCATCGACCACGTGCGCTGCCGTAGCAACCAGGTTAGGAGCGACGAGGAATCCAGTTCCGATGGCTGAACCGCTGCAGGACGTCCCGTCCAGGCGCACGACACCCGAGCTGTCCTGCGCGAAAAGCTGCGAAAACGGCGGAGGCGTGGGCGAGCCCGGCGCGGCGGTGCTGGCCGGTGACCTCCCTTGCGCCCCCTGAGGACCCGCTTGGACGCTTCGGTTCGGGCCTCCGTTCTGACCGAGGCGCAGAACTGCGACGGGCACGCCCACGAGCGCGGCGACAATCAGCACAGTGAGCGTCACGACCACTGCGGGCCGGCGATACCACACCCGCTGCTTGGCTGCGGGCGGCTCGACCTCCACAGGATGGAACCGGGAAGCCATCTCGCCACAGGCCGGGCAGAACGGCTTCCCCTCTACTTGCCGAGCCCCGCAGTTGGCGCAGAACATCTCAGACTCCCCCTCCCGGAGCCCATGGTACGGACCGATCTTGACGGGAGGCTGACGGAAGCCTGACCGTTCCCTGATTTGCCGAGCCTTGCCCGCCGGCGACCCCGCTATGGGTGGATTCGCTCCCCCGCCTCGAGCATGGCGACGAACTTCGCCAGGCGTTGGGCCCGTGTCTCGGGCTTCCTGGCGTCCTGGAGTCGGTAGAGGATGGCGTAGCGGTTCTGGCTGCTGAGCTCGGCGAAGAACGCACTGGCCTCAGGGCGGGCGTCGAGCTCGCGCCGGAGGTCGTCGGGAACGGCGATCCTCCGCTGCCCCTCATAGGCCGCGTCCCACCGGCCGTCGGCCTGGGCCCGCTGGACCTCGCCGAGCCCGGCCGGACGCATCCGGCCGTCGGCGATCAGTCGCTCGGCCTTGTCGCGGTTGATCCGCGACCATCGGCTTCGGGGTCGTCTCGGGGTGAACCGCTGGAGGAAGCAGCGCTCGTCGAGGGCCTCGCGGCGTCCGTCGATCCATCCGAAGCAGAGGGCGCAGTCCAGCACCTCCGGGTAGCGCACGCTGTCGATGCCCGCGTCCCGCTTGGCCATCCTGATCCACAGGCCGTCCGAGGCGGCGTGGTTGCGCTCGAGCCACTCCTCCCAGTCGGCGGCGGAGGCGAAGGCGTGCTGCGGAAGGTCGTCGTCGGCGCCCACGCCGTCTCAGGCTAGCGCCCGGTCAGCGCGCCCCGGCGCCGTCGCCGGAGGGCGCGCGACAACCCGGCACAGACATCAGCGAGCAGCGGATGGCGGGCTGTACACGGCGATGAACGGGCCACATCGTGACTGGCGTCCGTGGAGGACACCCAGGATGTCAGGCGCCAGTGCAGCAGGACCGGGCTGGAGACCCTCAATGGGCACGACCGAGGCGTCCTGGGTCTCGAACAACACCAGGTAGTCGCCCTGCTGGTCGAGGGCGCGTGCGGCGCTGAGGATCTGGGCGTCGGATCCCCCGATCTCGTCGATCCACAGCCAGTCGAGGGGTAAGGGGTCGTGAAGGTGCAGCACCGGGTACATGGCGGCGTTGTTGGGCAGCATTGCCACCCGTCTGGCGGGCATCTCTCTGATGCAGGTCTTCATGTCCGTGAGATAGGCGCCCGTCTCGGGATTGGTACGGATGGATCCGAAGTCCGGCGCGATTCGGGAGAGCGGGAAGGTCAGCTGGCTCGCCGGGCGATCGCGGTAGATGTCGGTCCGGCGTGTGTGGACGAAGACGGCCGCGGTGGCAGCGAAGACGGCGACCGCCACCAGCGCGCTGACCAGCGCGCCCGGCTGCGTCGCGATCGTGTGTCCATCCCAGATGCGGATCACCGCCAGGAGCACCAGGCCTCCGGCAATGAGGTTCGGGACGGCGTAGCCCCAGGACAGGCTGACCATCCACCCCGTGCCCACCAGGGCGATACCCGGCCAGTCGACGCGCCGGCGGCGCCACATGTGCCACAGCACCACGACGCCCGCGATCTCCTCGAGCTGGTCCGCCCACGTGCCATAGAGCTGGAGGTGCTGCTGGAGCGCGGTCCCGACCACCACGGCCGTGAGCGCGACGCGCAGCCCGGTCCCGATCCAGCCACGCGGCCGGGCATCCGTGGCGACCACCGCGATCAGGAGAGCCACCACCACGGCCAAGCGGGCGAGGTCGCCGCCTGTGAGCATCTCGTTGATGAGGTCGCGCCCGTAGATGGGCCGGGCCCCGGTGATCTGGCGCACGAAGGACGGAAAGGCACCAAAGGCGGAGATCACGATCACATAGAGCGCGCCGGGAACGGCCGCCAACAGGATTGAGCGGAGCGCGGTGGCGAACCGCGCCGCGGGAGCCGTGCGAGCGGTCACCATGGCGACGCCGAGGAGGGGGGCCAGGAAGAAGCTCTGCTTGACGACGAGCGCAGCCCCGAGCGCGATGAACCCGGCCACGGTCGTGCGCGGGTACTGCACGAGGACATAGCCGAGCGCGACGAGCAGAAGGCCGTCGATCGTGTGCCAGTCCATCAACGGGAACCCGTGGATGGAGATCAGGGCGCTCGCCGCGACCGCGACACCCTCCCACGCTCGCCATCGCGCCGGCGACCGGCCGATGACGAACCAGCCGACGAGGACCGCAGTACCCACCAGCTCGGCCGTGGTGACGAGCCGGGAAGCGACGATGAGTGGCAGCGGCAGCGCGAAGTCGAGCAGGTGGATGATGGGCGATCCGACCGGACGGGGTGAGATGAAGTCGAGGTGGGGAACTTGACCCTGCAGGATGCGATAGCTCTGGGCCAGGATGTAGCCGTCATCGGTCGGGTTGAAGCCCAGACGAGCGGCGACGGCAAACACACCCGCGGTGAGCGCCAGAGCCCCCGCAACCACCCCTCCAGCGCGAACACGCCCCTCCCGACGATCCCGCGTCTCGCGGACCATCGTCGCCATGCGCGGCGATAGTAACCGAGGCGCCCCGCTAGCCCTCGGGCAGCGGCTGACGACGCTGCCACCAGCCGGCGACCCGCCAGCCGATCTCGAGGGCGACGTCGGCGAGCACCGAGAGCACGGCGGCCACGGTGATCGCCCACCACGACGGCAGCTGAAAATCGAAGAAGGTGTCGAGGCCCGGAATGGCGAGGGCGCCGGCGAACACCACGACCATCCCGACGACCAGGGCCAGGCGGCCCCGGTTGAACGGCCGGATCAGGATGACCAATACCCACAATCCCACGGCGAACAGGACGATGACCGCTGTCGTGCGCGCTTCGGTCAGGGTGAGGCTGGGCTCGTCGCGAGCCACTGCGTACGCCGTGAACGTGGCCGCGGCCGCCACCACTCCGGACGGAATGGCGAACCGAAGGACCCGGTCGACGAACCCGGGCCGCCAGCGCTGGGAATTGGGGCCGAGAGCGAGAAAGAACGCCGGCACCCCGATGGTCAACCCGCTCACGACCGTCAGGTGCCGGGGCAGAAACGGGAACGGCAGGGTCGCCAGGCCGATCGCAACAGCCAGGAGCACCGCGTACACGGTCTTCGTGACGAACAGGTTGGCCACGCGCTCGACATTGGCGATGACCCGCCGTCCCTCCCCGACCACTCCCGGCACGACGCCGAACGCGTTGTCGAGCAGCACCAGCTGGGCGACAGCGCGTGAGGCGCTGCTCCCCGAACCCATGGCCATACCGATGTCGGCGTCCTTGAGGGCGAGGACGTCGTTGACCCCGTCGCCGGTCATGGCTACCACGTGGCCGCGAGACTGCAGTGACGACACCATGGCCCGCTTCTGGTGCGGATTGACCCGGCCGAAGACCGAGTGGTCCTCGACCGCCTGGGCCAGCTCGTCCGGCTCGGACGGCAGGCCCCGCCCGTCGACCGGCTCCTCGGATCCCGGTACGCCCACGCGCCGGGCGATCGCCCCGACGGTCGTCGGGTTGTCGCCGGAGATGATCTTCACCGTGACACCCTGGCGGCCGAAGTAGGCGACGGTGTCGGCGGCGTCTTCCCTGACCCGCTCGTCCAGCACCACCAGGGCGGCGGGCGTGATCGAGGCCGGAAGCGACGACGGATCCGCTGCGCCATCGCCGCGAGCGAGCAGGAGCACCCGCCTCCCCTCCCGAGCATGCGAATCGGCCTGTCCCAGGGCGCCCGTATCCGGCGCGCCGGCCAGGATGATCTCGGGCGCTCCCAGCAGCCAGGTCCCGTGCCCGTCGAACGTGGTCGCTCCCCACTTGCGCGCCGACGAGAACGGGGCGCGGGAGCTCACGGCCCAGCCCACCGAGTCGCCCGCCCACTCGCCGACGGCCTTGAGGCTGGCGTTGGGCTGCGGATCGGATGCCGCCAAGGCGCCGAGCGCGTCGCCGACCGGGAGCTCCGGCGCCAGGATCTCGACGTCGCGCACCTCCGTCACGCCCTCGGTGAGCGTCCCCGTCTTGTCCAGACAGGCCACGTCGACCCGCGCCAGCCCCTCGACGGCGGCGAGCTCCTGGACGAGGACCCGGCGGCGACCGAGGCGGACCACGGCCAGGGCAAAGGCGAGGCTGGTCAGCAGAACCAGGCCCTCGGGCACCATGCTGCCCACCCCTGCTACCGACCCACGCACCGAGTCCTTGAGATCGGCGGACTGGAGCTGGCTGAAGATCAGCAGCGCCGCCGCCGGTGGGATGACGAACGTCACCAGGCGCAATATCCGGTTGATGCCTTCCCGCAACTCGGACCGCACGAGCGTGAACCGACGGGCCTCGTCGGCGAGCTCGCGGGCGTAGGCCGAGCGACCGACGCGGGTTGCCTGATACCGGCCGGTCCCGGCCGTGACGAAGCTGCCGGAC
This region of Acidimicrobiales bacterium genomic DNA includes:
- a CDS encoding HAD-IC family P-type ATPase; translation: MTRTVEPRPAVDQLVGLDDAAVRARVARGDVNEVAAPPSRTVGQILRANIFTRFNAILGALLVIILIVGPLQDAVFGVVLVANAAIGIIQELRAKQTLDQLAVLSAPQAAAVREGRVRRLGVEQIVLDDVLELATGDQVLVDGVVLVGELELDESLLSGEADPMPKSEGDEVLSGSFVTAGTGRYQATRVGRSAYARELADEARRFTLVRSELREGINRILRLVTFVIPPAAALLIFSQLQSADLKDSVRGSVAGVGSMVPEGLVLLTSLAFALAVVRLGRRRVLVQELAAVEGLARVDVACLDKTGTLTEGVTEVRDVEILAPELPVGDALGALAASDPQPNASLKAVGEWAGDSVGWAVSSRAPFSSARKWGATTFDGHGTWLLGAPEIILAGAPDTGALGQADSHAREGRRVLLLARGDGAADPSSLPASITPAALVVLDERVREDAADTVAYFGRQGVTVKIISGDNPTTVGAIARRVGVPGSEEPVDGRGLPSEPDELAQAVEDHSVFGRVNPHQKRAMVSSLQSRGHVVAMTGDGVNDVLALKDADIGMAMGSGSSASRAVAQLVLLDNAFGVVPGVVGEGRRVIANVERVANLFVTKTVYAVLLAVAIGLATLPFPFLPRHLTVVSGLTIGVPAFFLALGPNSQRWRPGFVDRVLRFAIPSGVVAAAATFTAYAVARDEPSLTLTEARTTAVIVLFAVGLWVLVILIRPFNRGRLALVVGMVVVFAGALAIPGLDTFFDFQLPSWWAITVAAVLSVLADVALEIGWRVAGWWQRRQPLPEG
- a CDS encoding glycoside hydrolase family 3 N-terminal domain-containing protein, yielding MRRAGATCRAVGVRSNGSLQAGSCSVGPTPGLHHLSRSRRSLILGRALAVSALVASSASCATSGSHAQLGAVRHDAAPVPRSAPAATTTTTCSNASVLATWPVARRAAQLVVVPAKETAVTTAVSAVRQGAGGVILFGSSAPTDLGQQLAGLKAQAPGGVAPLIMTDEEGGPVQRMPNLVGPLASPRAMTASLSPEGVRQLGEATGHQLMANGVDVDLAPVLDLASGPGPDLQHTDGPRSFSPDPGIAASYGLGFAQGLLAAGVMPVVKHFPGEGQATANSDDAPASTPALSELEGSDLVPFSNAVRARLPAVMMGNDTIPGLTSGPASLSSTAIGGLLSRQLGFGGLVLTDSLSAGSIRSIGLDVPHAAVQAVTAGADMVLYDLSASSGPDVVNQLTAAVGDGTLPLSRLDDAAGHVLSAKRVNLC
- a CDS encoding YdeI/OmpD-associated family protein, which produces MGADDDLPQHAFASAADWEEWLERNHAASDGLWIRMAKRDAGIDSVRYPEVLDCALCFGWIDGRREALDERCFLQRFTPRRPRSRWSRINRDKAERLIADGRMRPAGLGEVQRAQADGRWDAAYEGQRRIAVPDDLRRELDARPEASAFFAELSSQNRYAILYRLQDARKPETRAQRLAKFVAMLEAGERIHP
- a CDS encoding trypsin-like peptidase domain-containing protein, which encodes MFCANCGARQVEGKPFCPACGEMASRFHPVEVEPPAAKQRVWYRRPAVVVTLTVLIVAALVGVPVAVLRLGQNGGPNRSVQAGPQGAQGRSPASTAAPGSPTPPPFSQLFAQDSSGVVRLDGTSCSGSAIGTGFLVAPNLVATAAHVVDGAAVIGVTAGSDTRVGSVVGIDSGSDVSLIRLDQPLPGHVFAVQQTPPVVGTPVAAMGFPEGLPLTFTQGSISGLDRTIPVEGQTRTGLIQTDASVNPGNSGGPLLDPDGKVVGVIDAGAADAQGISFAVSGRVAQPLLASWQASPQTVASQSGCGSPTGPSADASPHSELTGADATAIGQTLLTYFRAIDAADYATAWNQLTAAQRAQVSPDQLASGLRTTYDFNISLHSLTPQSPGTATVYATFSSLQSPQLGPHGESCDLWTLDYTMRNESGSWLIERADPHSGQQATPCG
- the typA gene encoding translational GTPase TypA is translated as MPTRHDLRNIAIISHVDHGKTTLVDGMLRQTGAFRAHQQVVDRVLDSMDLEREKGITILAKQTAVHHDGVTINIVDTPGHADFGGEVERGLAMVDGALLLVDAAEGPRPQTRFVLRKALESRLPILVVLNKVDRADARPAQVLDSVYELFIDLGADESQIEFPVIYASARDGWASELSPSVPTGSMEPSSDVRAAGLRPLLDLVLARVPAPSYLDGHPLQALVTNLDASPYLGRLAICRVMQGRLRRGQVVAWCRQDGSIDRARIAELFVTEALDRVDVTEAGPGEIVAVAGIPQITIGETLADIDDPRPLPVLRVDEPSLSVTVGINTSPLAGGGGGPTGGEAGTKLTARLLEGRLQAEVVGNVSIRVLPTERPDAWEIQGRGELALAILVELMRREGFELTVGKPQVVGRTIDGQLCEPIERLDLDLPEEYFGAVTQALASRRGQLVEVVNHGLGWLRMVFSIPARGLIGVRTDLLTQTRGTAQIHHAFERFEPWTGDIRSRARGSLVADRRGVAAAYALFSLEDRGTLFIGPGEAVYEGMVVGECSRAEDIDVNPTRERKLTNVRSSTAEELVRLTPPRRLTLEQALELIADDECVEVTPSAVRVRKIALPKADRARSRRRPRPEAGPEQRVGASAP